The following DNA comes from Streptococcus pasteurianus.
ACATTCATCAAAGATGAATCAATCGAATACGGCAATAAAATTGACCAAATGCTTCGTGATTTGGAAACTAAAAAATAACATAGCTTTCCATTTCAGTTAAAAATAGAAAAACAATTAAGAACTCGCTAATTGGCGGGTTCTTTTGTGTTATAATAAAAGTGTTTTTTTGAAATGGGGAAATAAAAAAGATGAATATTACAGTTTATTTGGCTTCAAGTATGGGAAATACACCAGATTATCATGAACAAGTTGTCGCATTTGCGAATTGGTTAGCTCAACATGACCATTGTTTGGTTTATGGTGGAAGCAAAACTGGGCTTATGGGAGTTTTGGCGGACACGGCATTGGCACAGGGGGCTAAAGTCTATGGTATCATGCCTGATTTTATGCAAAAACGTGAAAAGGCACACCAAGGCTTAACACACTTGCAAATTGTTGATAACATGGATGAGCGTAAGCGTCTCTTAATGGAAGAGGGCGACATTTTAGTTGCATTTCCAGGCGGTCCAGGGACACTTGAAGAAATTATTCAGGCTATTTCATGGGCGCGTGTTGGGCAACTCGACAAACCCTGCTTGCTTTTTAACATGAACGGTTACTATGATAGCCTCAAAGAACAATTTAATCAGATGGTGTGTGCAGGATTTTTAACGACATTTGACCGCAAAAAGGTTATCTTTGTCGATAGTCTGCAAGCGTTAGAAGAGGTTATCAGTAGTTATCAGAAATGAAGGATGGGATTTATGGATTTACAAGCGTTATTTGTGCAAGATGAAGAGTTAATGATGATTCTTAGGATAATAGCAGAGCTGGGTTTGCAGGATTCTTGGCTAGCAGCTGGGACATTACGCAATTATGTTTGGAATGTCTTGTCAGGAAAAGCTGGCTTGATACAAGCAAGTGATTTAGATGTCGTTTTTTATGATGTCAATGTGTCTTATGCTGAAACGCTGGTGCTTCAGCAAGACCTTCAACAGCGCTATCCAGCCTATCAATGGGAAATCAAGAACCAGGTTTATATGCACAGCCATAGTCCAAATACGCTCCCTTACCAAAATGCGAGAGATGCTGTTAGCAAATATCCAGAGCGTTGCACAGCCATTGCAGCAAGATTGAACAATGATGAGTTGGAACTGTTTTTGCCTTATGGTGATGACGATATTGTTAATTTTGTCGTGCAACCGACACCGCATTTTTTAGCAGATAAGAAACGGATGCAGGTCTATCGTGAACGCCTTGCTAAGAAAGATTGGCAGGAAAAATGGCCAAACTTACAACTGCTTGATAAATAAGAATAATACGCTAGGTGAAACAGATTGCTTTAATTTTTGCAATGTGTTTTATTTTTTAATCTTTTATCGTTGACAAATGTAAACTATAATCGTATAATGAATCTACAAAAGTAAACCAAAACTATTTTAAAGGAGGTAACAATGTCAATTTCAAATGCAGAATGGGAAATCATGCGTGTTGTTTGGACGAAAGAGGAAACAACTAGCAGCCAGATTTTGGAAATTCTCGAGCAAAAGACAGACTGGACAGCCTCTACTGTTAAGACATTGTTGAAACGATTAGTGGATAAAGGCTATTTAGCAACACAGAAATCGGGTAAATCATTTCTTTATTCAACACTTGTTTCTGAAGAAGAAGCTATTAATCGACAAGCCGATGAGCTTTTTGATAAATTTTGTCAGCGCAAGCATACCGTAATTATCAAACATCTCTTGGAAACAACGCCGATGACAATGGCAGACATTAACGACTTGCAAGCTCTGCTATTGTCCAAAAAAGAAGAGGCACTTGAAGAAGTGCCGTGCAATTGCATCCCTGGGCAATGTCGCTGTAAAGAGCATTTGAGTGCTTAGGGTTAGATTGGAAAGGAAAATAAATGGCAAAAGAAGAAGTTTTCGTCATTGACGGCATGACCTGTGCAGCTTGTGCCTTAACGGTTGAAAATGCTGTTAAAAAGCTAGACCATGTTGACTCCGCTGTTGTCAATCTAACAACAGAAAAAATGACGGTGGATTATAATCCTGACTTAGTCAGTGAAAAAGAAATTGAAAAAGCGGTAGCAGATGCAGGTTATAGCGCCAGCGTTTTTGATCCGACAACGGCAAAGAGTCAATCAGAGCGCCAAAGTGAAGCCACACAGAATATGTGGCATAAGTTTCTTTTATCAGCTTTATTTGCGATACCGCTCCTCTATATTTCTATGGGAAGTATGGTGGGGCTTTGGGTACCAGAAATCATTAGCATGTCAGCTCACCCATTGAACTTTGCTTTGATTCAGCTGATTTTGACGTTTCCTGTCATGTATTTTGGACGTCGTTTTTATGTCAATGGCTTCCGCTCATTGTTTAAAGGGTATCCTAATATGGACTCGTTGGTTGCCTTGGCAACAACGGCTGCCTTCGTTTACAGCCTTTACGGTGTTTATCATATTATACTGGGGCATAGCCACCACGCGCATATGCTGTATTTTGAATCAGTTGCGGTGATTTTGACCTTAATCACTCTCGGGAAATACTTTGAAACGCTGTCAAAAGGTCGCACGTCAGATGCCATTCAAAAATTGGTGAAATTATCAGCTAAAGAAGCAACGGTTATCCGTGACGGTGTGGAACAAGCTGTTGCGATTGAGGACGTGCACGTTGGGGACCTCATTTTAGTAAAACCTGGGAAAAAAATCCCTGTTGACGGTAGTGTGGTTTCAGGGCACTCAGCGGTTGATGAGTCAATGTTGACAGGGGAAAGTATCCCAGTTGAGAAAGTCACAGAGGATAAGGTTTATGGTGCTTCAATCAATGGACAAGGGGCGCTAACCATTCGTGCTGAAAAAGTTGGTGATGAAACCTTGCTCGCCCAAATTATTAAATTGGTTGAGGATGCGCAGCAGACCAAAGCACCGATTGCGAAAATTGCGGATAAGGTAGCAGGTGTTTTTGTTCCAACTGTTATCGTGATTGCGCTTGTCACCTTCATTTTCTGGTACTTGATTATGGGACAAACCTTTGTCTTTGCTCTCCAAGTTGCCATTGCGGTTCTTGTCATTGCTTGTCCTTGTGCGCTTGGTCTTGCAACACCGACAGCGATTATGGTCGGAACTGGTCGCGGTGCTGAAAATGGTATCCTCTATAAACGCGGTGATACCCTTGAAAATGCTCACCACCTCGATACCATTGTCTTTGATAAAACAGGAACTATCACCCAAGGCAAACCACAAGTTGTTGATATTTTTGCTTACCAAGGCGATAAAGATAAGCTTCTTGCACAAGTTGCCTCAATCGAGAAATTGTCAGAACACCCTCTTAGTCAAGCCATTGTGGAAAAAGCATCCGCAGATAAGTTAGCTTTGACAGAGGTCACACAATTTAAGTCCTTAACAGGATTTGGCTTGCAGGCCGATATTGACGGACAAACAGTTTACGTCGGAAACCGCAAGTTAATGGAAAAATATCAGGTTGACTTGACCGCTAGTCAAGAAGCGGTGCTGGCTGCGACTCAAAAAGGACAAACACCGATTTACATCTCGGCAAATGAACAACTACTAGGACTTATCACCGTAGCTGATTTGCTAAAAGTAGACAGTAAAGAAACCGTCGCTAAATTGCAAGAAAAAGGCATTGATGTTGTCATGCTGACAGGTGACAATAGCAAGACAGCGCAAGCTATTGCCAAACAAGCTGGTATCAAAAAAGTTATTAGCGAAGTTCTACCAGACCAGAAATCGCAAGCCATTCAGGATTTGCAAAGTCAAGGAAAAATGGTTGCCATGGTTGGTGATGGGATAAATGACGCACCTGCCTTAGCGGTAGCAGATATTGGTATCGCTGTCGGTTCTGGGACAGACATTGCTATTGAATCAGCAGATATTATTCTCATGAAACCAGAAATCTCAGATGTTCTGAAAGCCTTGAGCATTAGTCGTTTAACGATTAAAATTATCAAGGAAAATCTTTTCTGGGCATTTATCTACAATATCTTAGCGATTCCTGTCGCTATGGGTGTATTATATCTATTTGGTGGACCTCTGTTAAATCCAATGATTGCAGGACTTGCCATGGGATTTAGTTCAGTTTCAGTCGTCCTCAATGCCCTTCGCCTAAAATATATTAAACTGAATTAATGATAAACAAAGGAGTTTCACATGGAAAAAACGTATGAAATTACTGGTATGAAATGCCAAGGTTGTGTCAAAACAGTGACAGAAAAATTGTCAGCTGTTCGTGGCGTTGAAAAAGTGGTTGTTGATTTGGATAAAAAACAAGCAACTGTCACAGGTAATCCTTTCAAACTCTCCCTAAAACGAGCACTCAAGGGAACAAAATTCACCCTTGGAAAAGAAATTTAAAAGAATTTCAAAAATCATAAAAAAACAGACTCAGTGCTGTTTTTTTTTGCGTTAAAAATGATAAACTAGTCTAGTAAGAAAAAAATGAATTTGGAACGAAAATGACAATAGATGTTTGGGATATTTTAAGTATTATCGGAACGATTGCTTTTGCACTTTCAGGAGCTATTGTTGCCATGGAAGAAGATTTTGACATTCTAGGATTATTTATCTTAGGATTTGTAACAGCTTTTGGTGGTGGTGCCATTCGTAATCTTTTAATAGGATTACCCATTAGTGCGCTTTGGTCGCAAGGTCAAGCATTTTATTTTGCCTTGATTGCTATGCTATTTATCATGGTATTTCCAAACATCATTACTCATAAAGGTTGGAGAAAGGCAGAAGTATTGACGGATGCTATCGGGTTAGCGGCGTTTAGTGTGCAAGGGGCTATGTATGCGGTGAAATTGCATCAACCCTTGAGTGCAGTCATTGTTGCGGCAGTTTTGACCGGTGCAGGTGGTGGTATTGTTCGTGATGTTTTAGCCGGGAGAAAACCTGGGGTGTTACGAAGCGAAGTTTATGCAGGTTGGTCAATTTTAGCAGCGCTAGCGATTTACTTTAAAATCGTCCATAACGATTCAGGTTATTATTTGCTTGTTTTGATTCTGACCATCTTACGTATGATAGGTTACTGGCGTCAATGGCATTTGCCAAAAATTAAACGGAAGGTCACTTAGAAATGATTAAATTAATTGCAATTGATTTAGACGGAACTTTACTCAATTCAGATAAAAAAATTCCTGATGAAAATGTCAAAGCTATTCAAAAAGCTGCTAAAGCAGGTGTGAAAATTGTTCTTTGTACAGGACGACCAAAATCAGGGATTCTGCCTTATTTTGAACGACTTGGCTTGACTGATGAAGAATATATTATTATGAATAATGGCTGCAGTATTTACAATACTAAGAATTGGGAGCTTGTCAGTTATGCCCAAGTGAATAATGACGAATTGGACAAACTAGACCAAGCGGTTGAGGGCTATCCAGAGGTTTGCTTGACATTGACAGGCGAAAAACATTATTATGCCGTTGGAAGCGAAGTGCCAGAATTGGTTCAATATGATGCAGGGCTTGTTTTCGATATAGCTAAAGCTGTTAGCATTGATGAATTGAAAGCTAGTTCAGAAATTATCTTCCAAGCCATGTATATGGCAAGAGCGCCTTATTTAGACCTATTCCAAGAAGCTAAAGAAAGTGCCTTGGCACCTGAATTTAGCGTGGTGCGCAGTCAAGAATACATCTTTGAAATTATGCCGAAAGGTTATACAAAAGCCACTGCTCTTAAAGCTTTGTCAGAAAAACTTGGCTTTACTCCAGCAGAAGTAATGGCAATCGGTGATGCTGCTAACGACATTGAAATGCTAGAATTTGCTGATAACAGTGTTGCCATGGGAAATGCGACTGACGAAGTCAAAGCGCTTTGCCGCTACGAAACAACAACCAACGACCAAGCAGGCGTAGCCCAAGCCATTTACGATTATGTGTTGAAATAACAAGTGAACCTGATTGATATGACTCAATCAGGTTTTTATTTGATAAAAATGGTTCTGTGGTGGCTAAGTCCTGCCTGACCAAATGTTTTGGCTACCTGTTTCCAGCTTTCTTTACTACTCGGTGTGGCTTCTTTCAAATCTTTAACCAATAATTTAATGTTCTTTTTCCATTGGCTACCTGTATCTGCCATGTAAACGCCGTCCAGAGTTTGCGTAATCGTGTAAAGGGAGTCAAGACATTCTTTTATGGTAATCTCTCTTAATTCCTTATGCTTTAATAGTGCCAACAAGGCTTCTCTGATTGTTAATCGAGTTTTTAAGGTTCTACAATTTAATTTTTCTTCTATTGCCATAATCTACCCCTTTAAAATCAACAAATGTATAGTTTGTGATTTGATTTTAGAACAAATGTTTACTTTTGCCAAAGAAAAAATGTAATCAAGATTAGGTAATTCACCCAAAATAAAATCCCTCCAACCAAATCGTGGTTAGAGGGGGTCTTTTCATAAGAAAAGGGGTAAACCAATAGCGGCTACTTCTTCGGCAGGAATTCGCATATCGTCGGCTACCCAGTTTGAGAGTACCGAGATAATGGCATTACTCCAGAAAGAATTAGTGTAGCGAGAATCATGCTTTTTCTTGAAACGTTGATAAGCTTTTAAGCGTTTAGAAACGATACTTGTTAATAGCTTTTCAAGGTGTTGTTCAAAAATCATTCGTAAAACGTTGGCTTCCTTTTTCGCCTCCGTCAATATGAAAAGCCACGCTTGGGAGAGCTGTGTCTTTAAATCGAAATTTTTGATGCCTCGAAAAATACGGCGAACAATTTGCGTTAAAATAGATTCAAGAATGGCTTCCTTAGATTTGTAATTTCGATAGAAAGCATTACGTGAAACGCCAGCTTTAGCGACGAGTTCAGAAATCGTAATTTGATTTAGTGGTTTCTTTTCAAGAAGAAGTAAAAGCGCAGTTTCAAGTGATTCACGCGTTAATTTTCGTGACTCCTTGTTGGACACCTGCAAATTTTGCAAGGATTTTTGTGAAATTGTTTTTTCCGTCATGACAAAATCCTCTCACTTGTGACGTCTGATTGTTTTTGATAGCTAAGATAAAGGCTCTAATGATATAATTTTAGGAGAAAATACTTTGTTTGTCAAATAATATCAAAATCAAAAGAAATGGAGGAAAAGAGATTTGACTTGGAAAATTGTGACAGATTCTGGCTGTGATATTAAACATATCGAAGCTATCGCAGACCACACAGAATTTCAAAATGTCCCTCTAACAATACAGATTGGCTCAGAAATTTTTGTGGATGATGAAGGGTTAGATGTCGATAATATGATGGCAAGTGTGTATGCAAGTCCTACATCATCAAAATCAAGTTGCCCAAGCCCAGATGCCTTCTTACAAGCCTACCAAGGCGCTGAAAATGTCATTGCTATTACGATTACAGGAAATTTATCAGGAAGTCAAAACAGCGCTCAAGTGGCTAAAAATATGCTTCTTGAAGAACACCCAAATGTTAATATTCATGTGATTGACTCACTATCTGCAGGCGGTGAAATTGACTTGATTGTTTTAGAGTTAAACCGTCTAATTGCTAAAGGTCTCAGCTTTGATGAGGTGGTCGAAGCGATTACTGCTTACCAAGCTAAGACCAAATTACTCTTTATTCTTGCTCGTGTGGATAACTTGGTGAAAAATGGTCGCTTGAGCAAATTGATTGGTAAAGTTATCGGACTTCTTAACATTCGTATGGTCGGAAAAGCTAGTGACGAAGGGACTTTAGAGCTTCTTCACAAGGCAAGAGGTCAGAAAAAAGCTGTTCAAGCAACAATCGATGAAATGTTCAAAGAAGGTTATCAAGGTGGTAAAGTCATGATTACTCACGCCAACAATGAAAAAGCTTGCCAACAGCTAAGTGATAAAATCAAAGAGAAATACCCTCAAGCCGATATCACATTTATCAAAGCTTCAGGACTTTGTAGCTTCTATGGTGAAGATGGTGGTATCTTATTAGGATACGAAACAAAATAAACGTTAAAACACCCAAGATGAATATCAGTCTTGGGTGTTTTGTGTATGACGATTTAAGCCACTGTATTTTTTAATAGCAATAAGTGTTGTAATTGTGATGACCACGTCCATAACTAAAGCAGGATAGGCTTTAATGGTGAAGTCGTATAAAGACCAAAGTAGCATATTCTCAACCGTTACCCAGCGAAGCCATTGTACCTTATCAGTCAAAAAAGAAACGATAGTATAAGATACTGATGAAATCAAAGGTAAACAGCCGATTAATCCTAAATTATTGACATGCATGCCTAATGTTACTTGAATGATAACGAGGAGAACAGTTGTATAAATTGAATCCCATTTCTTAATCATGAGCGTATTTCGAATAATAGAAACACTGATAGAAATAGCTCCCGTATAGCCACCCAACAAAAAATTGGCAACCATGGTAAAGAAATAATCAGATAGTTGCCAACTCAACATGCTTTTCTTAGTTTTGGCAAAAGATGAGATTGCTAAACAAGTTGCGCCAATGGCTGAAAAGATAAGCCCGATTGACATAATAATTAGTATCCGTAAGAATCGCTATTAGTGATAGTCGAATCAGAATAAGTATTACCGTAAGTGCTGTATGTTGAATTACCTGAAGTAGTATTGTTTTGTGTAGTTGCTGCTGCGATAGCGTTAGAAACAGCATCCAAACGAGCTTGAAGTTGGTCTTTGACGGTTTCATTTGTTAGAACATCAATTGCTGCTTGTGCCGCAGTGACATTTGCGCTTGTTTGTTCAGATTCTGCCGTTGCAACAGCTGTTTCCGCATTGCTTTCATTGGTTACTTCAGCAGAGACAGCATCCAATTGTGATTGTAAATCTGTTTTTTTACTTTCATCAGAAAGTTTATTAATCGCTGCTTGTGCATTAGTAACAGCTTCTGATGTCGGATTAGCTTGTGCTTCTGCGAGTAAGGATGCCGCTTTAGCTTCTAAATCTTCTTCACTAGTAGTAGACGAAGAAGATGAGGTAGCAGTAGTTGCTTGTGAAGTTGAGTTGCTGGCATAGCTGTTACCAAAGATTAGGTAGATACCAGCTCCAAAGGCAATTAAAATAATACTAAGAATGAGATAAGTAACTTCACTTTTTGAGTTTTTCATGAAAGCTCCTTTTCCTTTTTATAAATTTAAAGATTCCTTCAATAACATAGTGTTATTAGATAAGTTCAATGATGTTAAACTTCTGCGAGTAACAAAGCATCTTCGTATATTATAACATAGAAATAACAGCGCATTAATTTTTTTTGAAATTCTCTCAAAAATTTTATATATGATTAACATAAAGCCAAATTTCAAGTTCAAATTAGCCAGTCTGTAAAAACTCTTTAGGAGATTTATAATTGAATAGTTTCTTTGGATAGTTGTTAATCCAGTTTTCAATAAATGCGACTTGTTGTTGAGTCGCATTTTTGCTTCCCTTAGGCAACCAACGCCGGATGAGTCTATTATGATTCTCATTAGTACCACGCTCCCAAGAAGAATACGGGTGGGCATAGTAGATATGAGTAGGGTCAAAAACTTCTGCTAAACGACTGAACTCAGCCCCGTTATCAGCTGTGATAGAGTTCATTTGATAATCCTTGAGGATTGCTTTCAGAGCTTGATTGACTGAAAACGCGGACTTATCGGGAATGAGTCGAATGATTTGATAACGACTCTTTCTATCGGTTAGAGTCAACAGACACTCGTTTTTTGCCCGTGTTTGAATAACTGTATCAATTTCAAAATCACCGATATTCTCACGCTTATTAATGCTTTCTGGTCGTTCCTCAATAGACTTTCCAGCTGGCTTAAAATTGGGACTAGCATGCTTTTTCTTAGCTTTCTCTTGTCGAGGATAAAGCATATCAGCCTTGGTCAATCCTAAGTGTCCATGATGAATCCAGTAGTAAATGGTAGAGATGGGAACAGGTATCCCTTTTGACTTTATCATCATCTCGGGAGAGTATTTCTGTTCGATGTAGTGAGTTATCTTTTCTTTGAGTCCCTTGGTTAGGGAGACTTGTTTAACAGAACGTTTGCGATTGTTTTGATAGGCTTTTTGAGCAAAATCAGCTGAGTAGATCACTTCAAATTTTCCTTTACGCACTTGTTGTCTAACCTGACCACGTTTGACTTCGTTGTGAATGGTTTGAGGAGCTTTAGCTAATCTCCTAGCGATTTCACGGTTTGAGAGCCCTTCTTGAAGCCAACGTTCAATCATTCTACGTTCAGTTAGTGTTAAATGTTTACTTTTTGGTGTATAATAGTTTTGCATCTCAGAGTCTTTCTAATTGTTGTTGTGGTGATTACAATTATATCTCTCTGAGATGTTTTTTGATACCCTTAGGTGGCTAACTTCATTTTAGAACTTTCCATGATTAACATAAATACTGTCCTTTAAAGTATTTTGAACGATCGAAAAAGGGCTCGTCTCTGTAAATTTATTATAAATTGAATGAATTTTGATCTGGTAATATAAATTGTAATTATTAACTATACATAATGTGTTGACAAAAAACAAATAATATAATAAACTATAAGTGGTTATAGCCAGAAAGGAGGAGAACGTGCGCACTAAAAAAAATCAACCTCTTTATCTACAATTAGTAGATATGTTGGAATTGGAAATAAGAAATTCGATGTCTCCAAATGATAAGTTGTTATCTGAACGTGAGTTGAGTACGACTTATGATGTTAGTCGTATTACAGTAAGACAAGCTTTAAAAGAATTGGAGAGTAGAGGACTGATTTACAAAAAGCAAGGTAAGGGAACTTACGTTTCTGAAATAAAAGGACCTACTACAGATTTAGCGTCTGCCTATAGTTTCACTGAACATATGAAAGAATTAGGCAAAAAGCCGCAAACCGATTTATTATCGTTTGAAAAGATGCAGGTAACTCCTTATCTTTCAAAGCATTTGAATTTGGAAGTGGGAACAGATATGCTAGAATTTGAGCGTCTACGAAAGGCAGACGGCAAGCCTATGATGTTTGAAAGGACTTATGTACCTGCTAGCTTATTTTCAGATTTGAAAAAAGAAAGACTGCAAGATAAGCCACTTTATGAAATTTTTTCAGAGGATTATAAGCAAATTATACGTCAGGCGGATGAAGAGTTCTATGCTAGTATAGCCCTTGATTACGAAGCAAAATTATTAGGAATCAAAAAGGGTGATCCTGTTTTACATATGGTACGTAAGACATTCAATGATAAAAATATGATTATTGAATTTACTTTCAGTATTGCGCGTGCTGATCAGTTTCGCTACCGAGTTATACATTATCCATCTAATTGATTAAAACCGTCTTCTATCTAATTTTAATCATGGAGGATTAGTAAATGTTTAATTTATCTTTTGAAGAACTAAAAACTATGGGTGCCGAGATAACGACACGCGAGATAAAACAACAA
Coding sequences within:
- a CDS encoding YgjV family protein translates to MSIGLIFSAIGATCLAISSFAKTKKSMLSWQLSDYFFTMVANFLLGGYTGAISISVSIIRNTLMIKKWDSIYTTVLLVIIQVTLGMHVNNLGLIGCLPLISSVSYTIVSFLTDKVQWLRWVTVENMLLWSLYDFTIKAYPALVMDVVITITTLIAIKKYSGLNRHTQNTQD
- a CDS encoding LOG family protein encodes the protein MNITVYLASSMGNTPDYHEQVVAFANWLAQHDHCLVYGGSKTGLMGVLADTALAQGAKVYGIMPDFMQKREKAHQGLTHLQIVDNMDERKRLLMEEGDILVAFPGGPGTLEEIIQAISWARVGQLDKPCLLFNMNGYYDSLKEQFNQMVCAGFLTTFDRKKVIFVDSLQALEEVISSYQK
- a CDS encoding TetR/AcrR family transcriptional regulator yields the protein MTEKTISQKSLQNLQVSNKESRKLTRESLETALLLLLEKKPLNQITISELVAKAGVSRNAFYRNYKSKEAILESILTQIVRRIFRGIKNFDLKTQLSQAWLFILTEAKKEANVLRMIFEQHLEKLLTSIVSKRLKAYQRFKKKHDSRYTNSFWSNAIISVLSNWVADDMRIPAEEVAAIGLPLFL
- a CDS encoding HlyD family secretion protein, which produces MKNSKSEVTYLILSIILIAFGAGIYLIFGNSYASNSTSQATTATSSSSSTTSEEDLEAKAASLLAEAQANPTSEAVTNAQAAINKLSDESKKTDLQSQLDAVSAEVTNESNAETAVATAESEQTSANVTAAQAAIDVLTNETVKDQLQARLDAVSNAIAAATTQNNTTSGNSTYSTYGNTYSDSTITNSDSYGY
- a CDS encoding GntR family transcriptional regulator encodes the protein MRTKKNQPLYLQLVDMLELEIRNSMSPNDKLLSERELSTTYDVSRITVRQALKELESRGLIYKKQGKGTYVSEIKGPTTDLASAYSFTEHMKELGKKPQTDLLSFEKMQVTPYLSKHLNLEVGTDMLEFERLRKADGKPMMFERTYVPASLFSDLKKERLQDKPLYEIFSEDYKQIIRQADEEFYASIALDYEAKLLGIKKGDPVLHMVRKTFNDKNMIIEFTFSIARADQFRYRVIHYPSN
- a CDS encoding DegV family protein, with the protein product MTWKIVTDSGCDIKHIEAIADHTEFQNVPLTIQIGSEIFVDDEGLDVDNMMASVYASPTSSKSSCPSPDAFLQAYQGAENVIAITITGNLSGSQNSAQVAKNMLLEEHPNVNIHVIDSLSAGGEIDLIVLELNRLIAKGLSFDEVVEAITAYQAKTKLLFILARVDNLVKNGRLSKLIGKVIGLLNIRMVGKASDEGTLELLHKARGQKKAVQATIDEMFKEGYQGGKVMITHANNEKACQQLSDKIKEKYPQADITFIKASGLCSFYGEDGGILLGYETK
- a CDS encoding CopY/TcrY family copper transport repressor — protein: MSISNAEWEIMRVVWTKEETTSSQILEILEQKTDWTASTVKTLLKRLVDKGYLATQKSGKSFLYSTLVSEEEAINRQADELFDKFCQRKHTVIIKHLLETTPMTMADINDLQALLLSKKEEALEEVPCNCIPGQCRCKEHLSA
- a CDS encoding nucleotidyltransferase family protein; protein product: MDLQALFVQDEELMMILRIIAELGLQDSWLAAGTLRNYVWNVLSGKAGLIQASDLDVVFYDVNVSYAETLVLQQDLQQRYPAYQWEIKNQVYMHSHSPNTLPYQNARDAVSKYPERCTAIAARLNNDELELFLPYGDDDIVNFVVQPTPHFLADKKRMQVYRERLAKKDWQEKWPNLQLLDK
- a CDS encoding IS30 family transposase, with protein sequence MQNYYTPKSKHLTLTERRMIERWLQEGLSNREIARRLAKAPQTIHNEVKRGQVRQQVRKGKFEVIYSADFAQKAYQNNRKRSVKQVSLTKGLKEKITHYIEQKYSPEMMIKSKGIPVPISTIYYWIHHGHLGLTKADMLYPRQEKAKKKHASPNFKPAGKSIEERPESINKRENIGDFEIDTVIQTRAKNECLLTLTDRKSRYQIIRLIPDKSAFSVNQALKAILKDYQMNSITADNGAEFSRLAEVFDPTHIYYAHPYSSWERGTNENHNRLIRRWLPKGSKNATQQQVAFIENWINNYPKKLFNYKSPKEFLQTG
- a CDS encoding heavy-metal-associated domain-containing protein; its protein translation is MEKTYEITGMKCQGCVKTVTEKLSAVRGVEKVVVDLDKKQATVTGNPFKLSLKRALKGTKFTLGKEI
- a CDS encoding heavy metal translocating P-type ATPase, with protein sequence MAKEEVFVIDGMTCAACALTVENAVKKLDHVDSAVVNLTTEKMTVDYNPDLVSEKEIEKAVADAGYSASVFDPTTAKSQSERQSEATQNMWHKFLLSALFAIPLLYISMGSMVGLWVPEIISMSAHPLNFALIQLILTFPVMYFGRRFYVNGFRSLFKGYPNMDSLVALATTAAFVYSLYGVYHIILGHSHHAHMLYFESVAVILTLITLGKYFETLSKGRTSDAIQKLVKLSAKEATVIRDGVEQAVAIEDVHVGDLILVKPGKKIPVDGSVVSGHSAVDESMLTGESIPVEKVTEDKVYGASINGQGALTIRAEKVGDETLLAQIIKLVEDAQQTKAPIAKIADKVAGVFVPTVIVIALVTFIFWYLIMGQTFVFALQVAIAVLVIACPCALGLATPTAIMVGTGRGAENGILYKRGDTLENAHHLDTIVFDKTGTITQGKPQVVDIFAYQGDKDKLLAQVASIEKLSEHPLSQAIVEKASADKLALTEVTQFKSLTGFGLQADIDGQTVYVGNRKLMEKYQVDLTASQEAVLAATQKGQTPIYISANEQLLGLITVADLLKVDSKETVAKLQEKGIDVVMLTGDNSKTAQAIAKQAGIKKVISEVLPDQKSQAIQDLQSQGKMVAMVGDGINDAPALAVADIGIAVGSGTDIAIESADIILMKPEISDVLKALSISRLTIKIIKENLFWAFIYNILAIPVAMGVLYLFGGPLLNPMIAGLAMGFSSVSVVLNALRLKYIKLN
- a CDS encoding Cof-type HAD-IIB family hydrolase; its protein translation is MIKLIAIDLDGTLLNSDKKIPDENVKAIQKAAKAGVKIVLCTGRPKSGILPYFERLGLTDEEYIIMNNGCSIYNTKNWELVSYAQVNNDELDKLDQAVEGYPEVCLTLTGEKHYYAVGSEVPELVQYDAGLVFDIAKAVSIDELKASSEIIFQAMYMARAPYLDLFQEAKESALAPEFSVVRSQEYIFEIMPKGYTKATALKALSEKLGFTPAEVMAIGDAANDIEMLEFADNSVAMGNATDEVKALCRYETTTNDQAGVAQAIYDYVLK
- a CDS encoding trimeric intracellular cation channel family protein, which encodes MTIDVWDILSIIGTIAFALSGAIVAMEEDFDILGLFILGFVTAFGGGAIRNLLIGLPISALWSQGQAFYFALIAMLFIMVFPNIITHKGWRKAEVLTDAIGLAAFSVQGAMYAVKLHQPLSAVIVAAVLTGAGGGIVRDVLAGRKPGVLRSEVYAGWSILAALAIYFKIVHNDSGYYLLVLILTILRMIGYWRQWHLPKIKRKVT